The following are from one region of the Jeongeupia sp. USM3 genome:
- a CDS encoding sulfite exporter TauE/SafE family protein: MELAYIIAGLAVGFVVGMTGVGGGSLMTPILLYFGISPATAVGTDLLYAAITKAGGVVVHQRARNIDWKITGWLAAGSVPAAAATVLLLHNWHGDTDTINRVIKHGLGIALLLTAVAIICKQPLLKLAQRHAGDWLAMPDERRNIYTVVVGVLLGVIVTLTSIGAGALGTVALFLLYPLLPTTRLVGTEIAHAVPLTLVAGLGHAGLGNIDWHLLLNLLIGSLPAIYVGSKLAGKVPDQVLRPLLAVMLVVTGGKLVF; this comes from the coding sequence ATGGAACTGGCTTACATCATTGCGGGGCTCGCGGTCGGCTTCGTCGTCGGCATGACCGGCGTCGGCGGCGGCTCGCTGATGACGCCGATCCTGCTGTACTTCGGCATCAGCCCGGCCACGGCTGTCGGCACCGACCTGCTCTATGCGGCGATCACCAAGGCGGGCGGCGTCGTCGTCCACCAGCGTGCCCGCAACATCGACTGGAAGATCACCGGCTGGCTCGCCGCCGGCAGCGTGCCGGCCGCCGCGGCCACGGTGTTGCTGCTGCACAACTGGCACGGCGATACCGACACCATCAACCGCGTCATCAAGCACGGCCTCGGCATTGCGCTGCTGCTGACGGCGGTCGCGATCATCTGCAAGCAGCCGCTGCTGAAACTGGCGCAACGCCACGCTGGCGACTGGCTGGCCATGCCGGACGAGCGCCGCAATATCTATACCGTGGTCGTCGGCGTGCTGCTGGGAGTCATCGTCACGCTGACGTCGATCGGCGCCGGTGCGCTCGGCACCGTCGCGCTGTTCCTGCTGTATCCGCTGCTGCCGACGACCCGCCTCGTCGGTACCGAAATCGCCCATGCCGTGCCGCTGACCCTGGTCGCCGGCCTTGGCCACGCCGGCCTCGGCAACATCGACTGGCACCTGCTGCTCAACCTGCTGATCGGCTCGCTGCCGGCGATCTATGTCGGCAGCAAGCTTGCCGGCAAGGTCCCCGACCAGGTGCTGCGGCCGCTGCTGGCGGTGATGCTGGTGGTGACCGGCGGCAAGCTGGTATTTTGA
- the cysB gene encoding HTH-type transcriptional regulator CysB has protein sequence MKLQQLRYLVEVAKQGLNVSEAAEKLHTSQPGISKQIRLLEDELGVQIFIRNGKRVVDVTAPGREILRISERMLMQAQNLKRIGEEFVNVEGGSLTIATTHTQARYALPRTIKAFLSRYPKVRLSIKQGSPTQISEMVVDGEADIAIATEGIDHYPELAMLDCYDWNRDIVVPQDHPLTGLTRPLALADVAAYPLITYDFAFTGRNKINNAFEAAGLAPNVVLTAIDTDVIKTYVSLGLGVGIIAAMAFEPDRDHGLVAIDAGHLFEPSTTRIGVRRDAYLRGYAFDFISLFAPQLSRDIVQGALMCEIDDGE, from the coding sequence ATGAAACTGCAACAGCTGCGCTACCTCGTCGAAGTCGCCAAACAGGGCCTGAACGTGTCCGAAGCGGCGGAAAAACTGCACACCTCGCAACCGGGGATTTCCAAGCAGATCCGCCTGCTCGAGGACGAGCTCGGCGTGCAGATCTTCATCCGCAACGGCAAGCGCGTCGTCGACGTCACCGCGCCGGGGCGCGAGATCCTGCGCATTTCCGAGCGGATGCTGATGCAGGCGCAGAACCTCAAGCGCATCGGCGAGGAGTTCGTCAACGTCGAGGGCGGCAGCCTGACGATCGCGACCACGCACACGCAGGCGCGCTACGCGCTGCCGAGAACGATCAAGGCCTTCCTGTCGCGCTATCCGAAGGTGCGTTTGTCCATCAAGCAGGGCAGCCCGACGCAGATCAGCGAAATGGTCGTCGACGGCGAGGCCGACATCGCGATCGCCACCGAAGGCATCGACCATTATCCCGAGCTGGCGATGCTCGACTGCTACGACTGGAACCGCGACATCGTCGTGCCGCAGGACCACCCGCTGACCGGGCTGACCCGGCCGCTGGCGCTCGCCGACGTCGCCGCCTACCCGCTGATCACCTACGACTTCGCGTTTACCGGCCGCAACAAGATCAACAATGCGTTCGAGGCCGCCGGGCTGGCGCCGAACGTCGTGCTGACCGCCATCGACACCGATGTGATCAAGACGTATGTGTCGCTGGGCCTCGGCGTCGGCATCATCGCGGCCATGGCGTTCGAGCCCGACCGCGACCACGGCCTCGTCGCGATCGACGCCGGCCACCTGTTCGAGCCGTCGACGACGCGGATCGGCGTGCGCCGCGACGCCTACCTGCGCGGCTACGCCTTCGACTTCATCTCGCTGTTCGCGCCGCAGCTCTCGCGCGACATCGTCCAGGGCGCGCTGATGTGCGAGATCGACGACGGCGAATGA
- a CDS encoding NUDIX domain-containing protein — MHDDLHLTETRIDGERVYDGALLHINRDRVRLPDGTEAVREYVVHPGAVMIIPVLPDGRLLMERQFRYPLNRVFVEFPAGKLDPGEELLACARRELEEETGYTAAQWDYLGVTHPVISYATEEIHLFLARELTAGEAKLDDGEFVETVAMPLSTLLAGVLDGSITDAKTVAGIFWAQQKL, encoded by the coding sequence ATGCACGACGACCTCCATCTGACCGAAACCCGCATCGACGGCGAACGTGTTTACGACGGCGCACTGTTGCATATCAACCGCGATCGCGTGCGCCTGCCCGACGGCACCGAGGCGGTGCGCGAGTACGTCGTGCACCCGGGCGCGGTGATGATCATTCCGGTGTTGCCGGACGGCCGCCTGCTGATGGAACGGCAGTTCCGCTATCCGCTGAACCGGGTATTCGTCGAGTTCCCGGCCGGCAAGCTCGACCCCGGCGAAGAACTGCTCGCGTGTGCGCGGCGCGAGCTCGAAGAGGAAACCGGCTATACGGCCGCGCAGTGGGATTACCTCGGTGTGACCCATCCGGTCATCAGTTATGCGACCGAGGAAATCCACCTCTTCCTCGCCCGCGAGCTGACCGCCGGGGAGGCGAAGCTCGACGACGGCGAGTTCGTCGAGACCGTCGCGATGCCGCTGTCGACGCTGCTCGCCGGCGTGCTCGACGGCAGCATCACCGACGCCAAGACCGTCGCCGGCATCTTCTGGGCGCAGCAGAAGCTCTGA